Genomic segment of Sulfurospirillum tamanense:
GATGTGTTGGTCTTTAGCCATTAAGCTTAAAATGCGGATAGATTCAGAGAGGGTTTTGGCTTTTTTATACGGACGGTCATTGGCGGTTAGAGCTTCAAAAATATCGGCTACGGCGATGATGCGCGCGGGTAGGGAGAGCTCTTTTTTGGTGAGTTTACGCGGATAACCTGTCCCAATCATAGTTTCATGGTGACCGCCAGCGTATTCGGGGATTTTTTTGAGGTTATCCATGAGAGGCAATGTGCTGAGCATACGAATGCTCATGATGATGTGTTCGTTGATTTTGTAGCGCTCTTCGTCGTTGAGTGTTCCTTTGCGGATGGAGAGGTTGTACAGCTCTCCTTGATTGTTAAAGTACGTAGGAACTTCCATTTTAATGCCTAACTCATCGTAGCGTTTTTGGTCGATGGGGCGGTCTCTTGGGATGCGGTGTTCGGGCTTGTCGCTTAAGAGGGTTTCTTGGCAAGGCAAGGGGCAGGGCGAAAAGTTTTTCAGACGCAGACTTTCGGCATTGCTAAGGCCAAGGCGATCATCAAAATGGCGCGTCCATGTGATTGCTGCAATGGTACGCAGACGTTCTATGTGCGCATCCTCCATAAACTCGCCCCCGATGTTGCACTCAGCTAAAAAGGCAAAATCCTCGTAAAGTTTTCTTTGGGCTTCGTCGCGCCTTTGACGCAACACTTCTGCCTCTTCCTTGCCCTCCAAACACCCCTCCAAATAAGCAATGTGCGCATCTCGCAACAGTACCTCAAAACGGGTGCGGATTTCGTGGATACGGTTGTAGATGGTTTCGAGTTTGGTGGCTTTGTCTACGACATATTCAGGGGTAGTGACTTTGCCACAATCATGCAACAAAGCACTCATGCGAAACTCGCGCCACGCCGCTTCGTTTGGAAAACCAAAAGTGGCAAAAATACCCTCAGTGGAAGCATCGGCGGCTTTGGCGAGCATGAGAGAGAGCTCAGGAACGCGATGGCAATGACCACCCGTGTAGGGGGATTTTTCGTCAATGGCTCCAGCGATGAGGTGGATGAAAGCTTCCATAAGGGTTTCTTGTTCTTTGTCGTGCTGTTTGATAGCTCTTGCCATGTGTACCATGGAGTGGCTTAGTTGATGAAACTCTTTAATACGGGTTTTAATGGGGCGTACTGCGTTGTAACGTTTGGCTGCTACGCTGTCACTCATGGTTTTAAGTTCGTCTACAGGACGAATGATGATGCGCCGTAACACAAACCATGTTACCAAAATAATCAACAGCAAAATCGTAAGCGAAATGGTTGCGGTTTCAAGGGCGATTTGGCTGGCTTCTTGGGTGACTTTATGTTCTTGTAAGTAGGTACCAATGTACCATTTTAAGCCAAAATCTGAAGAAAATTCCGAAAAAGCAAACAAGTAAGGCACACCCAAATCATCTAAAATCTTGCCTTGTAAAACTCCTTTTTTGAAAGATTCATAAGAAGCCAAAAAAGCGACTGAGCCAAGTTCATTGAAAGTGTGAGGAACATGCCCAAGACGCAAAGAAGTAGCGATAATATGCCCCGTTTCATTAAATAACACAATGGGCCCTTCCACGGTTTGGCTCTGCTCTTGAAGTAAATGCGCGATGCTCTCAATGGTAAAATCAACACCTGCCACTTTGGCATGCAAGGAAGAAGTATCGGCCAGTGCGACAGTGATGCCGTATTTGTCTGTGGAGGCAAAAGGGTAGGGCTCAGACCAGTAAAACCCCCTATTTTCCCAAGCTTTTTGAAACCAGATGCGTGTTCTTGGGTCGTAGTTAACGGCAGCTTCTTGGGTGTCAAGAGTGTTAAATTGTCGGTCTTTGAGTAGCCAGCGATCGTTAGGGTTTTCTTCGTTTAGGTTTATTACGCGTAGGGCAAGCCTAGGGTCGCGTCTGGCTTGAACAAAATTTCCCAAAGTGTCAGCAAGGTAAATGCTAGCGATTTTATCATTGGAAAGAAGCATTTCCCATAGGGTGCGCATAAAAACATCGTTAGCATAAAAAAGGGGTTTTTCCTCAAGGGCGTGTGTTAGTACGGAAAGGGTGGCAGAGGTGTTTTTAAGATAGGTGTTGAGGCTGTCGATGACGTTTTGCCGCGCGTTAGCATTGCGTTTTTGAATCATTGCATAAGCATTTTTAGTGCTCTGCTTATAGTTGTGCCCAATGAGCGAAAGAGATAAAAAAGAAGCAAGGCCAACAAAAAGAGAAAGAAGGCCAAAAGTAAATGTAAAACGGGTCGGTTTTTTCATCAAAAACCCTTTATTTTGGTTTACATGTAAACACAACACCACGTAAAACGTTACTCTAGCACGAAAAGGCTTTAGGGGTCAAGCATAGCTGTGACTAAGAACAAGGGGTGAGGACTCCCGCGCTAAAACGTTCCTAGCCCCACAAGGTGACTGCTTTAGAGTCAAACTAGGAAAATTTCCATCACCTGCGCACGTTACTTTTTTACCGTGCGGTATTCTTCCATGAACTCCTTGGCGTTTTCACCCCGCAAAAAATCTGCCGTGCGCAAGAGGCCATCGCTGAGGTAACGCACGTTGTAACCTTGAAGCATGAGGTAAATGCGGGCAAGGTTGGCGCGGTCATTGTGTGGACACAGGGTGACGATGAGCTTGGATTTGTCTAGCTCATCCAAACGCTCAGGCAGTTCGTTGAGGGGGATGTTGGTACTAAAACCCATGTGCCACGCTTCAAACTCTTCCTTAAAGCGAATGTCGATGGCTTGGGCTTTACCCTCTTCTAAAAGCACCAAAAGTTCAGGCGTTTGGATTTTCATGGCACTGCGTTCTTCGTAGTCAAACCCGCGCAGATACGTTCCTAAATCCTCCGCTAGTGCTAATGACACGCCCATAAAAAGCGCTAAAATGAGTGAAGCGAAGCGCATTAACACGCCCCGCCGCACCCGCACCCTTTAGTGGGTTTTAACAGCGCGACTAGCTCTTCTAAGCTTGGGACGCGACCACTTAATTTTACTACCCCATCCACAACGAGCGCGGGAGTGCTCATGACACCGTAATCCATAATCTTAGCGACGTCCTCCACTTTTTCCACCTGTGCAAATACACCCAACTGTGCTACGGCCTCTTGAGCAACTTTTTCCAGTGTTTTACACTTCGCACACCCTGTGCCTAAGACTTCAATCTTCATCTGCTTCTCCTATAAAATGGTGTTGAACAAAAATCCGACCAGCAAAATCCCAAAGCCCACAGTGCCAAAAAAGATGCCAATGAGCTTCATGGAAAGCACCCGCTTTAAAATCATGGCTTCAGGCAGGCTCAGTGCCACCACGGCCATCATAAAGGCAATCGCCGTGCCCATGAGCATCCCTTTGGCGGTGAGCGCTTCTACGATAGGCAAAACCCCCGCCGCACTAGCATACATGGGAATGCCCATGAGTACGGCTAAAGGTACCGCATACCACGCATCGCCACCCGCATAAGCGGTGATGAAATCCTGCGGAACATAGCCGTGGATAAACGCGCCGATGCCGATGCCAACCACCACGTACATGTAAATCTTTTGGAACAAATCGCGGGTAAATTCCCACGCTTCTTTTGCGCGTGCCTTGAAAGGGATGCGTTGTTCTTCGTAGCTTGCATCCACAGGTTTTATCTCGATGAGCACCTCTTTTTCTAGGCCCATCGCCCCGATGATAAGCCCCGCAACAATCGCCACAAGCAGTCCCAGCCCCACGTAAAGCGCAGCGATTTTCCATCCAAACAAAGAGAGCAAAAGGGCGATGACCACCGCGTCACTCATGGGCGCGCTAATGAGGTAACTAAAGGTCACGCCAAGGGGAATCCGCGCTTGCAAAAACCCCAAAAATAGCGGAATAGCTGAGCAGGAACAAAAGGGTGTGAGCACCCCAAAAAGGGCGGCAAGCACGTGGCCTAAGACCTTGTTTTTCCCTGCGATGTAGGCTCTAGCTTTTTCCACGGGAAAATAACTGCGCAACACGCTCACGAGAAAAATAATGGTGGTGAGTAAGATGAAAATCTTAACGGTGTCGTAGATAAAAAAATGCACTGCTTCGCCAAGACGCCCGCCTTTTTCTAGCCCAAACAGACCAAAGACCAATTGGCCACTAAGCGCTTCCCACCACCCAAACATCACACACCCGCCTTGCTAAAGAAAGCTGTAATTTGCGGCAAAAGCGTTTCGTAAATGGCTTCATAGGTCGCTTCAAATGCTTCCATCCCTTTGCCATCGGGGTCTTCAAAGCTTACATGTAAGCGCGGTACGGGTTTGGGAAACATAGGGCAGGTTTCGTTAGCATGGTCGCACACGGTGACGATGAGGTCATAGGGGTGCTCTTGCACTGCTTCGAGGGTTTTGGAGTGGTAGGTTTCACGCCAAATACCTTTGGTTTCAAGGAGGGTTTGAGCGTTTGGATTCACGCGACCGCTAGCTTTTACCCCCGCACTTTGGGCATTGATGCCCTCTAAAAAGGCGTTAATTTGCGCTTCGGCGATGATGCTTCGGCACGAATTTCCTGTACATAAAACCAAAACAGAGCCCATTATCCTTCTCCTTTAATGACACATGCATCCACCTTGCAGGGCACCTTTACATGTAAGGCGCTAATAGCCTCTAGTAGTTGGGTGTGCAAGGGGGTTTTGGGCGCGAGGGCGTAGTAAGCCCACTTTCCCTCACGCTCTACACTAACAAACCCCGCTTTTTTGAGGATGGCAAGGTTGGTAGAAAGGCGCGCTTGGCCCATGACGAGGCTGTGTTCTAGTTCACACACGCAACTTCTGCCGTGTTTTTGCAAAAACGCCAAGATATGAATCCGCGTTTCGTTACTCACCGCGGCGGTGGTGTCGATAAACCCTTCCATCATCGTGCTCCAAACCAATGTCTCGTGCGGTTGGCGATGCCTGCAAGAGCAAGCATCACGGGCACTTCTACGAGCACGCCCACGACGGTCACGAGGGTTGCGCCTGATTGCAAACCAAAGAGGGTGATGGCCACAGCCACGGCAAGTTCAAAAAAGTTACTCGTCCCAATCATACTCGCGGGTGCTGCGATATTGTGGGGAAGGCTCCATGCTTTTGCCCAACCGTAGGTGATGTAAAAGATAAAAAACGTTTGCAAAGTGAGCGGGATGGCGATGAGCAGTACATGTAGAGGATTTCCAAGAATGACATCCCCTTGAAAGGTAAAGATAATGACAAGAGTGAGTAACAATCCCACGACGGTAATGCCGCTAAATTTTTTGACAAATACGTCCTCAAAATACGCTAATCCATAGCGTCCGATGACGTAGCGTCTGGAGAGATACCCGCCCGCTAAGGGGATGACCACAAACAAAAAGACCGAAAGTAACAAGGTGTTGTAAGGCACAAACACATCGCTAATGCCCAGCAAAAAGGCGACGATAGGCGTAAAGGCGACGAGCAAGATGAGGTTGTTGACCGCCACTTGCACAAGGGTGTACGCGGGGTCGCCTTTGGTGAGATGGCTCCACACAAACACCATGGCCGTACACGGCGCGGCTCCTAGTAAAATAGCACCCGCGAGGTATTCGTTGGCAAGCGCTTCAGGGAGGAGGGCACTAAAGATGACTTTGAAAAAGAGCGCGGCGATGAGGTACATACTAAAAGGCTTGATGAGCCAGTTAATGGTACATGTAATGATGAGCCCTTTGGGTTTTTTGCCCGCTTCCAAAATGCTAGCAAAGTCGATTTTGAGCATCATGGGGTAAATCATGAGCCAAATTAAAATCGCCACAGGGATGGAAACGTTGGCGTATTCAAAACGGCTCAGGGTTTGAGGGATGGCGGGAAAAAGCTGACCGATGGCCACACCCGCAACAATACACAGTGCTACCCACACGGTGAGGTAACGTTCAAAAAAGCCGATGCCGCCAGAGGGCTGGGCGTTGTTTTCCATGAAATTGTCCTTACATGTAAAGAAATGAAACTGATGGAACTATATATCAACATATCTTAATATATACTAAACGTTAGTAACCGTTTTGTTATAAAACGGGCGTAAGATTCACGTAATTCTTTACAAGGACGGGGAATGAATCCTAAAGTATTGTTTGTGTGCATTCACAACAGCGGGCGAAGTCAGATGGCAGAGGCGTGGTTAAATGAGCTTTCTCATGGAGATATTATCGCGATGAGTGCGGGGTTTGAACCCCGTGGGTTGAACCCCTTGGCGGTACGCGCCATGGCGGAAGTGGGGGTGGACATTAGTACCAAGGAAAGCGACAGCGTGTTTGATTTTTTCAAGCGCGGGCTTCGGTTTAACTACATCATCACCGTGTGTGATGAGGGCAATGCCCAAAAATGCCCCATTTTTCCTGGCGTAAGTCACCGTATCCACTGGAGCTTCAAAGACCCTTCCGAAGTAGAAGGAACCGATGAGGAAAAAATGGCCCAAGTACGCGAAATCCGCGATGCTATCCGCACCAACGTAGAAGACTTTTTGGTACTCTTTTCCAAAGGGGAAATCGCCCAAAATGCTCCTAGCGAGTGGAAATTTGGACGGTAATTTACACCAGTCCTAAGAGTGCTACTAAGAGAACGGGTGGGGTGATAACTAGCCCCACTTTCATGTATTCCCACCAACTGATGTTGACCCCTTTTTGCGCCAACACATGCAACCACAACAAAGTGGCAAGGGAGCCAATAGGCGTCATTTTTGGCCCAAGGTTACACCCTAAGATGTTCGCGTAAGCCAAGAAGGTGTCGCCCGTGGTTTGGATGGCGATGTCCATGAGCATGATGGCGGGCAGGTTGTTCATGACCGAGCTTAACACGGCTGCTAAAAAGCCCGTGCCTAGCACATGGGCGGTGTGTCCAAATCCTTTAAACCACAACAACAACGTAGCGATACTCTCTGCCAAACCCGCATTTTTAAGTCCAAACACCACCACGTACAATCCCACGCTAAACCAGATAATCTGCCACGGCACCGCTTGCAAGATAGCCTTTGCTTGGACGGCTTTAAGACGCACCGCAAGTCCTAAAAACACCAGTGCACCTCCAAGAGAAAGAAGCGAAACGGGAAGTCCTAGCCAATCGCCCACCACATAACCAACGAGCAACCACCCCAAAAACCACCAACTTAGCCTAAACATGGGCGGATGTTTGAGGGCGGTGTGGGAAGGAGGCAAGGTGTGAGTGGCGACGGTGCGGGGAATGGAGCGGCGAAAAAAGAGCCACAACACCACGGTGGAGGCAAGGATAGCTAAGAGGTTAGGGAGAAACATGGCAAGGGCGTATTCTCTAAAACCGATGCCAAAAAACCCCGCGGTGAGGATGTTGGTTAGGTTGGAGATGATGAGGGGGTTGGAGGCGGTGTCGCTGATGAACCCACCTGCCATCACAAAAGCAAAAAGGGCTTTGGTATCCAGACGCAACAGACGCATTTTGGCCAAAACGATGGGTGTGAGGATGAGGGCGGCGCCATCATTGGCAAACAACGCCGAAACGAGGGCACCTAGGAGGATGATGCCCACAAACATCACGTGGCCGTTTCCCTTACTAAGGCGCGCCGTTTTCAGTGCCGCCCACTCAAAAAAGCCGATGGCATCTAGCACCAAAGAGAGTAAAATGATGCCCAAAAACGCCAAGGTCGCGTCCCAGACAATGTGCGTCACCTCTAGCACGTCTTGCAAAGAGACCACCCCGACTGCCAAGGCTAACCCCGCCCCAAGCAACGCGGAAGTGCCAATTTGCAACCCCCGAGGCTGCCATAACACCAACACCAACGTAAGGCCAAAAATACCCAGTGCCACCACGCCAATCCTTTACATGTAACGAAAAACGACACGCTAGCACAAGCATTCTTAAAGTGTGTATGTGGGCGTATAAAGAACCTTATAATCAACTTTTTACTACAATAAAAGACATTATTTTCAAAATGAAATTTTTTTAACGCATTTCTCTCTTCGTTGCTAAAATTGCTTTACATGTAATAAAAACGGGAGGGTAAAATGACACACTGGATGGGGAAAAATCAATCCATGGCGACACCGCACCGCACCGCACCCTACAGAGCAATTGACCTGTTTGCAGGCATTGGAGGCATTCGTTTGGGCTTTGAAAAAGCCTTTGGCGATGCACTCGAGTTTGTGTTTGCCTCAGAGATTGATAAGTTCGCACGCCAAACGTATGCAGCAAACTTTAACGACATGCCACACGGAGACATTACATGTATTGATGCCCAAAGTATTCCTGCTCATGATATTTTGCTTGCAGGGTTTCCGTGTCAAGCCTTTAGCGTGGCGGGCCACCGCAAGGGATTTGAAGACACCAGAGGAACCCTTTTTTTTGAGATTGCGCGTATTGCTGCGCACCATCGCCCTAAGATGATTTTTTTAGAAAACGTCAAAGGCTTCAAAAACCACGACGGTGGCAAGACCTTTAGTGTGGTAAAACAGACGCTGGAAACCTTGGGCTACAGGGTGTTTGCAAAAGTACTCAATGCCAAAGCGTATGGCGTTCCTCAAAATAGAGAAAGGATTTATATTGTTTGTTTTTTGAATTATGAGAGTGATTTCGTCTTTCCTGTGCCACTCAAAAAAGAGGTGAGGGTTTCTCATATTTTAGAAAAAAAGGTGGATAAAAAGTACACCCTCTCAGACAGACTTTGGGCAGGGCATCAGAAACGAAAACAGGCGCACAAAGAAAAAGGAAACGGTTTTGGGTATTCTCTTTTTGATGGCGCCTCACCTTACACAAGCACGATTTCTGCGCGCTATTATAAAGATGGCTCAGAAATTCTCATTGCGCAACAAGGACAAAATCCTCGAAAACTTACACCGCGTGAAGCGGCAAGATTGCAAGGGTTTGGGGATGAATTTAACATTGTTGTGAGCGACACACAAGCGTATAAACAATTTGGCAACAGCGTGGCGGTTCCTGTTATTGAGTCCATTGCTGTGTTGGTGCGAAGCGTGCTTGAGGGCTCGAAGAAAGGGGAGAAACCTGCTTCTTATGCTTTTGAAAAACTTGCTGGGTAGGCCTACGTGATGTTAGATTTTGGAAAATTAGATGCGTATATAGCGGGCGTTGCTTTAAAGCGCATCAGTCAGGTTGAGTGCGAGGAGAGGTATTCAAATCAACATGAGTTAAACGGCGTAAAAGAGATGAGAAAGCTTTTTGGCACCACCAAAAAAATCTACCCGACACGCTTTATGCGCCTTGAAGATGACGAAGAAAAAAGTGGCGAGTCTTACGGAGACATGACGTGGTATGATGCAAGGGAAGCCCACCCAACACGAACCGAATACCGTTTTTATTATCAAAAAAATGTTGCTATTGAAAGGGCAGGCCCAGAAGATGTGCTTGGGATTATTTTAAAAAAAGATGGACATGTTTTGTTTGTAACTGCGCCCAAAGGAAGCCAAGCAGAAGCCGAACTGTTTGAACTTTTTGGTAGCGCGCTTGGGGCGTCTTTTTCTGTTGTCGATTTTGAAGAAAAAGGTACTACGTTAACCTTTGCTAAGCGGATGATTCTTGAAGCACTTGGGATTGAAAGTGTTGCGCAAGATGCAAAAGACTATTTGGGCTTCATTGAAAAAAAACTAGGCAGTCTTTCTTTTCCAAACACAAAAACCTTTTCTGGGCTAGCCCGCGAAGCATTTGGTGACACGCGGGGACTTTCCGCGGATGAAAGATTGATTTACTGGTGGAATACAGAAGAGACAATGTTCAAACAACTTGAAAACGTTGAGATTGAAAGCCGACTTAAAACAGGCTTCCACGATGTGGATGATTTTTTAACATTTTCACAATTTGTTCGACAGCGAAGAAGCTCTAGGGCGGGAAGTGCGCTAGAAAATCACCTCAGTGAAATTTTTGAGACAGAGGGAGTGATGCATTCTCGCGGGAAAAAAACAGAAGGAAATAAAAAGCCAGATTTTATCTTTCCTTCCATTGAAAAATACCATGAGGCGGGCTTTCCTATGGAGAGATTGGCTATGCTGGGTGTGAAAACAACATGTAAAGACAGGTGGCGTCAAGTATTGGCAGAAGCTGACAAGATACCTCTTAAGCATCTTTTCACGCTCCAACCGAAAATCTCAAGTAATCAACTCGATGAAATGTCTGGGGCAAATGTACGTTTGGTTATTCCGTCGGAGCTGCAAGAAAGCTACTGCTGTGATATAAAAAGAAAAATGTTAAGCCTTGAAGACTTTTTACTGTATGTAAAGCATTTGTAGCTCGTAGCTTAACGTGCCCTATATTTACCCTTTACATGTAAAGAAAACCCACGCAAAGGCAAGGATTTTAGCCACTGTATTTATGGTATCATTTGCCTTTCATCACTACTTTTTTAAGGAACTGTATGCGTCGTGAACCTCTTGTGTTGGCTGCTATGCTTGGCGTGGCGGTGTATGCTACCTTTGTGCTGTTTCAAGGGTATTTGGGGAGCTTGATTATCGCCATGGTGCTCACCACGGCTACGCACAGTTTTTATGCCAAGGTAGATAAAAAAATTAAAAGACCTGTTGTTAGTGCGGTCGCAGTGTTGTTGATGATGATGGTTGTGTTGTTTGTGCCATTAGGGTATTTGGTCTTTAAAAGTGTGGCATTGGCGTCACAGATTGACCTTGGATTGGTGCAAGCGCGTGTGGTGGAAGTAGCTAAACTTGGCGAGGAACTTTTGGAAAAAACCCCAGGAATTCAAGAGCGCGTCATTGGGTTTTACACCAACCTTGACCTTGCTTCCATTAGCCGCACTATTTTTGGCTACGTGGGACTCATTACTGCCAAAAGTGCTACCTTCGTAAAAGACACACTGTTTATCATTTTATTTTACTTTTTTCTGTTGATTTATGGCAAAGAGATGGTGCGTTTTGTCTTTAAAACAGTACCTTTGTCTCAGGCCAATACAGACACTCTCATTAAAGAAACCTCTATCACTGTACGATCGCTTTTTTATTCGCTTTTCATCACCGCTTTTTTGCAAGGGGCGCTCTTTGGGGTTATTGTCTTTTTTTATGGACTTGATGCGCTGTATTTAGGACTTTTGTATGGGATTGCTTCTATGATTCCTGTGGTGGGTGGGATGCTCGTGTGGATTCCTGTGGGGGTGTACGCTTACCTTAGCCTTTCCACAACCGCCGCTGTGGTTATTGCGCTGTATTCGGCTTTGGTGCTTGGGACGTTGGTAGATAACTTTGCCCGTCCTGTGGTGGTAAGTTGGGTAAACAAACATTTACTTGGACAGACGCGTGGTATGAACGAAGTGCTTGTGTTTTTTGCCATGATTGCAGGGATTGGGATGTTTGGATTTTTTGGTATCATTTTGGGGCCAACCATTGTGGCGATGTTGCTCTCGCTCATGCGATTGGTGCAATTGTATCAAGCAGAATAGACCATTATAAAGGAAAACCATGCGTGTGATGTGTCCCTATTGTTTTAGTCTCAATAACGTCCCTCAAAAAGAACACTATACCAAAGCAAATTGTGGCAAATGCCAAGAGTCACTGCTGTATGCGGGAGTGTTAGAACTGTTTTCAGAAAATTTTGATGAGGTGGTAGAAAACTCTCAAATCCCTGTAGTGGTAGATTTTTGGGCGCCGTGGTGTGGGCCGTGTAAAGCCATGGGGCCAGAGTTTGCCAAAGCCGCCGCCCACTTTCCTCTCAAAGCCTTATTTGCCAAAGTCAATACCCAAGAAGAGCAGTGGCTAGCCCAACGCTTTGACGTGCGCTCCATCCCAACGCTCATTGTTTTTAAAGAAGGCAAAGAGCTTTACCGCATGTCAGGAGCACTCAAAGAAGCCGCGATTGTGAGCCTCACGCAAGGGTTTATCGGCTAATTTGGAATCTTAATGGCCTCTTGGGAAAAGCAAATCTGCAGGGATTGTGAAGGGTAAAAAGGACGTGTTT
This window contains:
- a CDS encoding AI-2E family transporter, with the translated sequence MRREPLVLAAMLGVAVYATFVLFQGYLGSLIIAMVLTTATHSFYAKVDKKIKRPVVSAVAVLLMMMVVLFVPLGYLVFKSVALASQIDLGLVQARVVEVAKLGEELLEKTPGIQERVIGFYTNLDLASISRTIFGYVGLITAKSATFVKDTLFIILFYFFLLIYGKEMVRFVFKTVPLSQANTDTLIKETSITVRSLFYSLFITAFLQGALFGVIVFFYGLDALYLGLLYGIASMIPVVGGMLVWIPVGVYAYLSLSTTAAVVIALYSALVLGTLVDNFARPVVVSWVNKHLLGQTRGMNEVLVFFAMIAGIGMFGFFGIILGPTIVAMLLSLMRLVQLYQAE
- the trxC gene encoding thioredoxin TrxC, which encodes MRVMCPYCFSLNNVPQKEHYTKANCGKCQESLLYAGVLELFSENFDEVVENSQIPVVVDFWAPWCGPCKAMGPEFAKAAAHFPLKALFAKVNTQEEQWLAQRFDVRSIPTLIVFKEGKELYRMSGALKEAAIVSLTQGFIG